AGGAAaagtgttttcatttttttctttttctttttttttttaaatacaatgggattttttttctcatattaTAAAGTTGCCTCCGAGGctctttaatgaaaaaaaaaaaaaaaaaaaaaatgaaatcttcattatTCTATGCAAAAGCTttatttaaaaggaaaaaaaaaagaaaaaaaaaaagaagttcagTGATCTCATAAAAGAGAGACACTATAGTAGATTTTATGCATAAAACTCTTTAGTTGGTGCCTTTTGGTAGACAGCACTGGATGGTTTTCGTTCTCCAAGGTCGTAGCTGCCCTCATCCTTCTTTCTCATGCGGTAAACCAGCAGCAGGATTAAGAAAACTGCAAAAAGAAAACCGATACCTCCGCCGGCAATGACCGCTGCAAAACAAGATTAGATGCGTGTTATCTTAGGAGAAGCATTAGTCTTGTGGTCGGAGCTCCAAGTGCTACACTGAATGGTTATCCTTCATGTATAGATTGCTAGAGAATGCAATCAGTGTTCTAATTTTTCAGCCAGCGATTctgctgctccacatcaacagagcagctcttcttcctccgggctgctctgttgacagggtgtttctgctgatgtcatgctgactgacagccggctccccgcagTAAGGCAGCGGGGAGCCTGATTTCAATCTGCATGATGTCGGTAGTCACACTCCATTAGCAGAGCAGAGAAGAAGAGTAGCCGCTGCTCTGTCACCGTGAGGTAGGCGGAAGCCGAAGAATCACTGGCAGGAGCTGAACTTGTGGAATGGTTCAGACTAAAATTAAGCAATTCAATTCAGGTACCTTGGTCTGGTGTTCATGCCCGTGCTTCCATTTAgttaaaagaataaaaaacaaacaaaaaacgaaAAAGGGTTTGGTACCGTGCTTGGCAGTTGAAAAAAAAGATAATCTTGTAATTATGATACTTGTtggtggctaacaaaaataaaataaatgttacaAAGAAAGCTTTCAAGACTTTTTAGGTTTCTTCCTCAGGTATGTTATAACAAAAGTATCTGAAGAAACAAAAATATTTtccgaaaaaacaaacaaaaccaaaacaCTTTTTTTGTACATATATTTCTTCAGATattttgttataccatgcctgaagAAGAGACCTAAAAAGTCCTGAAAACTTGCttagtatcataactacaagactATCTTGTGTTTCCGACTGAGAGCAGTCTGGAGAAGCTTCATGGCGCTGGGGCAGGTGGACCTTCTTGCCAGCATTCCGAACATCTCGTATGATTATTGCTCCATCTTGTGTGAGGTCTACACACATCATGACATTACGGGGGCTAGTATTCATAAGAGGTCCCAATCATTCCAGTTCTCAATGCCCCTCAATGTCCAGCTGCCGAGGAGGACTGATGTAGACACCTTACGAGGGTCCTGCGAATCTTTTTGTTTTACTCTACATCTGACTTCTTTATTAGTCATGGAGCTACACATTTTCAAAATGTAATTTCTCTATAGTTTTCTCCAATGCTGAaattggagaaacttttttttttttctctccacgtctGAGAAAAACAGATGCCACTCTGAACAAAGTCTTGATCAGTCTAAAGTTGAGTTTTTCTCAGATGTGGCAAAAACAGTTGTGTGACCCTACCCTTACTACCGGCATGTTAATCTGGACATAAGTCTCTTTGAGGTATATACTTTCGTAAAGTAAAATAGATTTGTACTGATTGTATTCATGTTAAAAAATTTGGGGTGGGGAAATTCTGCGATAAACACATTTATACCCAACTTCAATGCTCACCTGCAAGGACTTCTGTTCTGTGGAAAAGGTTTTCTGACTGCTTCTCTGTGTACACCTCCACCTCAGAGTTACGTTCTAATAGTTCTTTATTACTCTTTTCCACAGGCTCCTAAATAAGAATTACATACAGATTCAACAATGTGACGTAAGTGGTCGGTCCGAAAATGTCATTCCTTAACTCATCATGGAAAATAAACTGAGTAGGCCCAAATGTTGAGTGTTCGTATACGTGATAGAGGAAGCCTGGTGAAGGCAGGTAGGTGCCTAGGTAAGCCACTTACATTTCGACACATCTATGCTACAAAAAGACCCTACAAAAATACCAggacaaagcttttttttttttccacccaaaTTGAGGTAGTCTATGTTACTGTGCAAATATAAAGTGAATCGGTCACTTTTGATAAGTTGCCCCTACCATATAATAAGATAATGTTGTTGGATCAATTGGCCAAAAGGACAAAGTAATCGTGTTGAAGAACGGACATACCTCTGGATTTACGACCAAGTTTGTCTGCATCTTTGGCGTGGTCATCTCTACTACTGGAGCACGACTGGTTGGTAGATCTTCTGGAAGTGCTTTAAGAGTCGTAAGTTCTACTGCCATGTCTTGGTCATCAACGTCTACAACTCCTGAGAAAACATTACCATGAACATTCTGAAAACTACCGTATTTTGTGATTGATACACATCTAGTACAAACAAATTACAGAACAATTTTTCTACATGGTCTCATGAATTAACACAATCATCCTGGTCCTAATGCTACAATCTTGTCTTGTCCTCACCGTTATCAATAGGTAATAATGGCCCCTTTACTTATACATGGATTTTGAGGGGATTATAAGGGTACATGCACCCCGAGcccaaggttttttttgtttgttttttgaggtGGTCAAAGACTAAAGTTTTCTAGGATGATCGGCTTTGGGAAACACTCCTCCGCATTtttggaagtgtttttttttttttttgcagccttccgattggacagtgcctagtttggagtagaTTCCAGCAGTAGCCGCTTCAAATAACATAAGTGACATGCACTCTCTTATTTTCCCTCCAGCAAGTGTTTTTCAAAATACaaaagcagaaataaaaaaaaacaccactccAAAATCTGAATATATGAACAGCCAAGTGTTTTTACAATAGAAATAAATGGCAACTGTCAAATgatttttcaggctttttttttttttttaagcaaacctgCATTAAAAATTAAAAACTATGTGTGCACCTACCCCAATAATTCCTAGTTCTGTGCTGGTTCACCCTCCTCCCAAAGTTTATAAAAAACAGAACTGAATGGGAAGATTTGACAAGATAACTATGTCCGAATTCAGACTCCGATTTATGTCAAGACCTGGTGTATATTCCATGTACCACATTGATTACGTGTTGTGGAGACTATCGCCATAAAACCATGTAGGTGTAGTTTAGTGTAAAGTAGGTTCGGCTTAGAGGGAAGCGAAACTAAACCAACCAGTAAACTAAGGCAGACTGTGGATGCTGATTATTAACAAAAATAGATAATTTTTGTAAACTGCATCACCAAATAATTTGTGATGATACGTGGAACAGGTATCATACATGGTATCCTTCCAGGACACCATTCCTCCCAGTTGGAGCTCTGTTGTCTTCTTCACAAACTGGCCACCGCTTTCT
This is a stretch of genomic DNA from Ranitomeya variabilis isolate aRanVar5 chromosome 6, aRanVar5.hap1, whole genome shotgun sequence. It encodes these proteins:
- the SDC2 gene encoding syndecan-2, with product MRNMWILLSFALLALVSAETMVATTSDKDLYIDNTSVEESSGVNPIDDEDYSSGSGSGVVDVDDQDMAVELTTLKALPEDLPTSRAPVVEMTTPKMQTNLVVNPEEPVEKSNKELLERNSEVEVYTEKQSENLFHRTEVLAAVIAGGGIGFLFAVFLILLLVYRMRKKDEGSYDLGERKPSSAVYQKAPTKEFYA